From Camelus ferus isolate YT-003-E chromosome 15, BCGSAC_Cfer_1.0, whole genome shotgun sequence, the proteins below share one genomic window:
- the SIX3 gene encoding homeobox protein SIX3 isoform X1, producing MVFRSPLDLYSSHFLLPNFADSHHRSLLLASSGSGNGAGGGGGAGGGGGGGNCAGGGGAGGAGGGGSGGGSRAPPEELSMFQLPTLNFSPEQVASVCETLEETGDIERLGRFLWSLPVAPGACEAINKHESILRARAVVAFHTGNFRDLYHILENHKFTKESHGKLQAMWLEAHYQEAEKLRGRPLGPVDKYRVRKKFPLPRTIWDGEQKTHCFKERTRSLLREWYLQDPYPNPSKKRELAQATGLTPTQVGNWFKNRRQRDRAAAAKNRLQHQAIGPSGMRSLAEPGCPTHGSAESPSTAASPTTSVSSLTERADTGTSILSLFASAPSGLEASLSWVDFEPEADFC from the exons ATGGTATTCCGCTCCCCCCTAGACCTCTATTCCTCCCACTTCTTGTTGCCAAACTTCGCCGATTCTCACCACCGCTCCCTACTTCTGGCGAGTAGCGGCAGCGGGAACGGtgcgggaggcggcggcggcgcgggaggaggcggcggcggcgggaacTGTGCGGGAGGCGGCGGTGCTGGCGGagcaggcggcggcggcagcggcggcggctccAGGGCCCCCCCGGAAGAGTTGTCCATGTTCCAGCTGCCCACCCTCAACTTCTCGCCGGAGCAGGTGGCCAGCGTCTGCGAGACGCTGGAGGAGACGGGCGACATCGAGCGGCTGGGCCGCTTCCTCTGGTCGCTGCCCGTGGCCCCCGGGGCGTGCGAGGCCATCAACAAGCACGAGTCGATCCTGCGCGCGCGCGCCGTGGTCGCCTTCCACACGGGCAACTTCCGCGACCTCTACCACATCCTGGAGAACCACAAGTTCACCAAGGAGTCTCACGGCAAGCTGCAGGCCATGTGGCTGGAGGCTCACTACCAGGAGGCCGAGAAGCTGCGCGGCCGCCCACTCGGCCCTGTGGACAAGTACCGCGTGCGCAAGAAGTTCCCGCTGCCGCGCACCATCTGGGACGGCGAGCAGAAGACGCATTGCTTCAAGGAGCGGACTCGGAGCCTGCTGCGGGAGTGGTACCTGCAGGACCCCTATCCCAACCCCAGCAAGAAACGCGAACTGGCGCAGGCCACCGGCCTCACTCCCACACAAGTAGGCAACTGGTTTAAGAACCGGAGGCAGCGCGACCGCGCCGCGGCGGCCAAGAACAG GCTCCAGCACCAGGCCATCGGACCGAGCGGCATGCGCTCGCTGGCCGAGCCCGGATGCCCCACGCACGGCTCGGCAGAGTCGCCGTCCACGGCGGCCAGCCCCACCACCAGCGTGTCCAGCCTGACGGAGCGCGCGGACACCGGCACCTCCATCCTCTCG
- the SIX3 gene encoding homeobox protein SIX3 isoform X2 has protein sequence MVFRSPLDLYSSHFLLPNFADSHHRSLLLASSGSGNGAGGGGGAGGGGGGGNCAGGGGAGGAGGGGSGGGSRAPPEELSMFQLPTLNFSPEQVASVCETLEETGDIERLGRFLWSLPVAPGACEAINKHESILRARAVVAFHTGNFRDLYHILENHKFTKESHGKLQAMWLEAHYQEAEKLRGRPLGPVDKYRVRKKFPLPRTIWDGEQKTHCFKERTRSLLREWYLQDPYPNPSKKRELAQATGLTPTQVGNWFKNRRQRDRAAAAKNRLQHQAIGPSGMRSLAEPGCPTHGSAESPSTAASPTTSVSSLTERADTGTSILSVTSSDSECDV, from the exons ATGGTATTCCGCTCCCCCCTAGACCTCTATTCCTCCCACTTCTTGTTGCCAAACTTCGCCGATTCTCACCACCGCTCCCTACTTCTGGCGAGTAGCGGCAGCGGGAACGGtgcgggaggcggcggcggcgcgggaggaggcggcggcggcgggaacTGTGCGGGAGGCGGCGGTGCTGGCGGagcaggcggcggcggcagcggcggcggctccAGGGCCCCCCCGGAAGAGTTGTCCATGTTCCAGCTGCCCACCCTCAACTTCTCGCCGGAGCAGGTGGCCAGCGTCTGCGAGACGCTGGAGGAGACGGGCGACATCGAGCGGCTGGGCCGCTTCCTCTGGTCGCTGCCCGTGGCCCCCGGGGCGTGCGAGGCCATCAACAAGCACGAGTCGATCCTGCGCGCGCGCGCCGTGGTCGCCTTCCACACGGGCAACTTCCGCGACCTCTACCACATCCTGGAGAACCACAAGTTCACCAAGGAGTCTCACGGCAAGCTGCAGGCCATGTGGCTGGAGGCTCACTACCAGGAGGCCGAGAAGCTGCGCGGCCGCCCACTCGGCCCTGTGGACAAGTACCGCGTGCGCAAGAAGTTCCCGCTGCCGCGCACCATCTGGGACGGCGAGCAGAAGACGCATTGCTTCAAGGAGCGGACTCGGAGCCTGCTGCGGGAGTGGTACCTGCAGGACCCCTATCCCAACCCCAGCAAGAAACGCGAACTGGCGCAGGCCACCGGCCTCACTCCCACACAAGTAGGCAACTGGTTTAAGAACCGGAGGCAGCGCGACCGCGCCGCGGCGGCCAAGAACAG GCTCCAGCACCAGGCCATCGGACCGAGCGGCATGCGCTCGCTGGCCGAGCCCGGATGCCCCACGCACGGCTCGGCAGAGTCGCCGTCCACGGCGGCCAGCCCCACCACCAGCGTGTCCAGCCTGACGGAGCGCGCGGACACCGGCACCTCCATCCTCTCGGTAACCTCCAGCGACTCGGAATGTGATGTATGA